Below is a window of Tachysurus fulvidraco isolate hzauxx_2018 chromosome 11, HZAU_PFXX_2.0, whole genome shotgun sequence DNA.
GATTGGTTGCCTTGACCTGGACATATATCCGGGTTTTCAGTTGTAGCCCTTTTTCAGGTATTTTTAAAGGCTGTGTATATTGTCGATTCttagcaataaaaacaaaaccattaTTAAAACATCCTGTTTTGATCAGCGAGGAATGCAGAATAAATCAAGCAATATTCTTACAGTGAAGAGATTTATATGGAGTGCCTTGACAAAACTTCCTCTATTTTCTAGGGCAGCTAGGTTCATGCCTAACCtgccaacacacaacacaacatttcAACAGGACCCAAACGGCAAATTTAAACTTAAAGGTATAACTGTCAATCTGGACTCACATGTTAAATTTAGTGTCATTTATTAAATCCTGTAGTAGGTAACAGCAGGAGAATTGATAAATAAGATATTGGTGGAATGTATAGGGGACACTGACAGGTTCCCAAGGAATTATCCTTCCTGAAATGTTGACAGACTGAACTCTGGTGTCAGAGAATTGGACTGTGCCCACCTTATCTGtaagctaaaaacaaaaaaaaaaaaaggaaaaagcttAAACACATATGTTCTCTTGAGCCATCATGATTATTTTAAAGgggttaaaaatgttttttcactaaaataaaacctttattaCATTccttaataaagaataaaaataatgttcaaaattgaaatgaatttgtAGCCTTAATtgtttaaaagttaaaagtttaAGTTGTTGTAAGGACGTGTAAGGTTATGACTTCTACTATAAACTttaacactattttattacttcTATGTTTGGAGAAAAAGTCTCGTATTTACAGTTCTTACTTCAAGAGAATTATCACAGAGTGACATTTCCTCGGCAGAAATTGAGAAATTAAATCTCAGGACAGGGGTATTGGCTTTTAAATCCACATTTCCAAGGCAGGCTGGAATGTTAAATTTCCCATTGAGGGCTATAAGAGATTCATTGTAGCCAGCATAGTAGACTGGACAAAGCAGGATGCTCAGATGGATTCTATCAGTTCCGCACATTACTGTGATGTCCTGGTCagctgagaaagaaagacaactATTTATCATATGGTGCAAATATGTGGAGTGTTATTATCTTAGttataaaaattttttaaaaagatgtcAAATTTCTCATACAACATTGCATAATTCTTTACAGATACAACTGTGAAAATATACCAGTAGGAATCCCTAATGACATTTGACAATAATATATGTTCTGGAAGTGGAATTTTCAGGAATTAAAAAGCTATATGTTTTAAGTATTATTGaacacatataaatattaagCATGATATTTTGGATATAGTTATATATGACAGAGTAATAAATAGTTGTGGGGGGGGACAAATTACAGATAATGGGGTCTCTGGCTACTGGGaactttttattataatattacgaTAATAGAGCATATGTGTACAATACTATATGAATAAAATCACAATTTTTCAAAtacagttatttattatattatatctaatGATAAATACAACTGAAAAggtgttatataaaataaaattattaatatatctaaacctgtacatttattttaatcatacTTTTTCAAGCATCTGTCAAACAGATAACAAGATATATTTGTCTCAGGTTAAAGTTACAAATTCTAACAATATTAATTCTATAATCGTGTTTTTTTTGGCAAATGATTACATAGTAGTGAACCAGGGAATATAAAGGAGGGAAATACTACACAGGTGATATATTACAATTCCCAGTGGCTAAGCCTATTATACAGAtaaaacagagtgtgtgttacaaTTTCCGGTTGATCGTTCTATTTAAAATAGTGAATATAAGTCAGACAAACAGCAATGCTTAAAACTAACCTGCTGGTCTAAAGGTAGAGTGGTGTCTGCATGTTTCAGAGCCTGTCTGAGCTTCACAGTGTACAGTCAAAGTAGTCACACAAATCAGCAATGCTCGCCACATTATCCTGAAaacacactgtttttttgtgCTGGTCTAATCGACCAAAACCAGACCAGATTGTTACCATTTTGCTTTGGTTAAACCAATATGGTCAGAGCAACAAACATGTGTACAACAGATTTTAATAAGTACTTCTTAATAAGAAAAGATCAGTGCCTTACCTTATTGGTTTAAAATCTCTCAGACATATAGCTGTTGGTTTCCTTCTTCCTTTATGGCTGTATGCCGTGTACAGAATGAGCCTATTTATTAGCTCTGCCTTTGAGGTGAAGGGTGTGAAGACACAAAGGCAAGAGCAACATGAAACCTTTCACTGATGCCCCAGGAACGCAAGACCCATTCAGACTGGTCTGAGAAACTAATAGCGTCCAATATTAAAGGAAAATTGATCATTTATACGGGTTTAATTCTTAAACATCTTAACCAAAAGTGCTATGTGCTATTATTCCTCCAGGACATCTTTGTTCTCTACTGGTTTGGATTGTTTTGCTCTTCCTTGTCTGTGTCTCCTTGGatattttgcattatattatTGCAACAATAGTGTCTTGATTCATTTAACACTACTCTAAAATTAGTACCATGAGGACTACATCATTCAATTGAAATAATGATATACTGATATTCAAGTTGTTTTTGTAACAGATATAGCATGTgggtttaaatattattatataatatttagcctgtttattgtttttgcaCTGGGTGTCCTAGAGATGTCAGGGTTCATTACTTACTATCTACTCACCCAACATCTAAACGGAATGTCAATCACAcccaataaaaatattcagacaCACTGATGTTTTAGTGACATATAATTTAtcgtttttaatttttttgaggTTAAAAAATAGACATAAGCCAGAGTTATTGTTATTTCTGCTACAACAACATTAACCGAGATAAAGCGGTTACTGAAACTGTATGAGACAACCATGTCTGCGTAATCAAAACATAAATTTGCAACCATGGCATAAAAAATATGTGATCAGCAACTCTAGAACTAAACTGAAACAATTTTGTAATCTAAATATTgctgaaaaatgtttttcataagTTTACATACCTCCAGGCTTTTAAAATACAGGCTATTATATGCAACAACATGTTCTTTTGTTCAAAGTCATGTTGTTGTGAATAGGAGTGAGTGTTTTCTATATAGCTTTTCTTTAAATCATCCCACCCACTAGACAAAGCATGTATCTCTTTTGTGAGAGTGGGCCTTTCCCTGGATATACTTTCCATCATCATTAATGGTGACCTGGTTTTGCTTCAATGTATGTTGACAAGTAGTATTATTAATTTCATAGAAGTGAATGGGAATGTCTCACTCTTGTTCCTTTGCATCTAGTGATATCAATTgcaatttaaattgaaatactGAGATCACCGATGTCTCCCATATTTCCCAACACCACATCTGCcaaatttttttatatcttgTATTTGATGTATTACCAAATGTTTTGGGACACCCCTCCAAATCATTGGATTCAGGTTAACTGTTAGTAGTATTATAACAAAGTGGAATCAACTGAAAACAAAAGCAACTCAGCCAAAAAAGTGAATCACAGAGCAGGGTGAACGCATGCTGAGGCACATAGTGGACAGAAGTCACCAAATTTCTGCAGAATCAATAACTACAGACCT
It encodes the following:
- the si:dkey-4p15.5 gene encoding zona pellucida-like domain-containing protein 1, whose translation is MWRALLICVTTLTVHCEAQTGSETCRHHSTFRPAADQDITVMCGTDRIHLSILLCPVYYAGYNESLIALNGKFNIPACLGNVDLKANTPVLRFNFSISAEEMSLCDNSLELTDKVGTVQFSDTRVQSVNISGRIIPWEPVSVPYTFHQYLIYQFSCCYLLQDLINDTKFNMLGMNLAALENRGSFVKALHINLFTNRQYTQPLKIPEKGLQLKTRIYVQVKATNLTNRLNVLLDRCFTTTSPNPTSTIYYDLFVGCRHDGQTVVYLNGVSQEARFSFEAFHFVERDNKTFSTFYLHCVTRLCENSTCPSMLPNCIKKIRRSIQQSQNMNNVETVSSGPIKTRTDSTVSTYSEYKDCATGVIILTCLLSICCTGLVVQILIYRRHTFFIR